A section of the Methanosarcina mazei S-6 genome encodes:
- a CDS encoding IS1634-like element ISMma3 family transposase: MSEKNSSRRVESSLKRTRFLGHLGLMAGVFRELEVDKLIDEKLPKERDHNVPHSVCILAMVLNGLGFIGQRLYLFPDFFKNISTERLFGDNVTREDLNQYAIGETLDRIVKYGPTKLFTEIALHIMARLPIPVHCLHADTTSVSVYGDYEDEETESIDITFGIPKNGRWDLKQFVLSLIVNQHGIPLFMNTHSGNASDKNTILEAINSLKSVLRPESKVYYVADSSFYTDNNIKNIGTSFWISRVPATITEAKELLAANLNLKTLKSDERYSFYQTFVEYGGVKQKWVLLLSHKMKEKKEQTLRTKLDKEFEKAEKSFKKLKGEDFFCEDDALKAAEKWIQDFPSIVFENVDLKAIKKRESGKRGRPSKDEKLKTYYRIDGSLKTNEAFVLKEMEKMGLFILASNDISISPEDMLKYYKGQDNVEKGFRFLKSDTFSISKVYLKKKSRIEALTMIMVLCLMIYSIAEWKLRTKLEEENETVPDQKGKPTKRPTMRWIFFNFQGITELRIQKQGEIESEILNMEDIHWKILRLMGEKYENIYL, encoded by the coding sequence ATGTCAGAGAAAAACAGTAGTAGAAGAGTTGAATCTTCCTTAAAACGTACAAGGTTCTTAGGTCACCTTGGTCTCATGGCTGGAGTTTTCAGAGAACTTGAAGTTGACAAACTGATCGATGAGAAACTTCCCAAGGAAAGGGATCACAATGTTCCTCACTCAGTTTGCATCCTTGCCATGGTACTCAATGGTCTTGGTTTCATAGGGCAACGTCTGTACCTTTTTCCTGATTTTTTCAAAAACATTTCTACTGAAAGGCTTTTCGGAGACAATGTAACAAGAGAAGACCTGAATCAATATGCTATCGGAGAGACTCTTGATAGAATCGTAAAATATGGCCCTACAAAACTGTTTACGGAAATTGCTCTTCACATTATGGCTCGTCTACCTATTCCTGTTCACTGTTTACACGCTGACACTACAAGTGTCAGCGTTTATGGGGATTATGAAGACGAAGAAACTGAGTCTATTGATATTACTTTTGGAATTCCCAAAAACGGAAGATGGGACCTCAAACAATTTGTACTGAGCTTGATTGTTAATCAGCATGGCATACCTCTTTTCATGAACACCCATTCAGGAAATGCTTCCGACAAAAACACAATTCTGGAAGCTATCAACTCTCTTAAATCAGTTCTAAGGCCTGAAAGCAAAGTGTACTATGTCGCTGATAGTTCCTTTTACACAGACAATAATATCAAGAACATAGGAACGTCATTCTGGATCAGTCGCGTTCCTGCAACAATTACCGAGGCAAAGGAACTGTTAGCTGCAAATCTGAACCTGAAAACGCTAAAAAGCGACGAAAGATACTCATTTTATCAAACCTTTGTGGAATATGGTGGAGTTAAACAAAAGTGGGTTTTGCTGCTTTCTCACAAGATGAAAGAGAAAAAAGAGCAAACTCTCAGAACAAAGCTTGACAAAGAGTTTGAAAAAGCAGAGAAGTCTTTTAAAAAGCTGAAAGGAGAGGACTTCTTCTGTGAAGATGATGCATTAAAAGCCGCAGAGAAATGGATTCAAGATTTCCCCTCAATTGTGTTTGAAAATGTTGATTTGAAAGCCATTAAAAAACGTGAATCGGGTAAAAGAGGCAGACCTTCAAAAGATGAGAAATTAAAGACTTATTACAGGATTGATGGCAGTTTAAAGACTAATGAAGCTTTTGTTTTGAAAGAAATGGAGAAAATGGGACTTTTCATTCTTGCAAGTAATGATATCAGTATTTCTCCTGAAGATATGCTGAAGTATTACAAAGGACAGGACAATGTAGAAAAAGGATTCAGGTTCTTGAAAAGTGATACGTTTAGCATATCGAAAGTTTACCTCAAGAAAAAATCCCGAATTGAAGCACTGACTATGATAATGGTTCTCTGCTTAATGATTTATTCAATTGCAGAATGGAAATTAAGAACAAAGTTAGAAGAAGAAAATGAAACGGTTCCAGATCAAAAAGGGAAGCCAACAAAAAGACCTACAATGAGATGGATATTTTTCAATTTCCAGGGAATTACAGAACTTAGGATTCAGAAACAAGGAGAAATAGAGTCCGAAATATTGAATATGGAGGATATTCACTGGAAGATACTGAGGCTCATGGGAGAAAAATATGAAAATATCTATCTCTAA
- a CDS encoding AAA family ATPase, producing MIILYVDNFRGFHETYIPFTNVNFLMGENSTGKSSILSLLNLLDNTGFWLNQKFNYEDIHLGSFSEIADSNIDKNFFKIGVFGLNSKPTKGEDSYKSIFMKFENDKGLPYITDFSYISKDHTVIANIGKKSIKYKVKEISTIPEDPSEALTFFKNWIQEVDINIKNKGYNIIKIPSRTPLPIIGSFIEAELETKKKETTDPSNKAKVASQLNHVIFPSFIGKFCWIAPIRAKPKRTYDNYGVSPSSEGDHAPYLLNRFLNFSKSSNKKDVLSSIESFGVQSGLFDSINTVPFGKDETSPFQLDIILNNKNFKISNVGYGVSQALPIIVEIISRSKNTSYAIQQPEVHLHPRAQAALGEFIYSMHLAESKNFVIETHSEYLINRFRIKISQNESKKVDSQVLFFERTDNGNKVHIIEIDNKGRYSEDQPEAFMNFFVKEELDLLEIF from the coding sequence ATGATAATATTATATGTAGACAATTTTAGAGGTTTTCATGAAACGTACATCCCTTTTACTAATGTTAATTTTTTAATGGGTGAAAACAGTACAGGTAAATCCTCAATACTATCTCTTTTAAATTTATTAGATAATACTGGGTTTTGGCTCAATCAAAAGTTCAACTATGAGGATATTCACCTTGGGTCTTTTAGTGAGATTGCCGACAGCAATATAGACAAAAATTTCTTTAAAATCGGGGTTTTTGGTCTAAATAGTAAACCCACGAAAGGAGAGGACTCTTATAAATCTATTTTTATGAAATTTGAAAACGATAAAGGGCTTCCTTATATCACAGATTTTAGCTATATCTCAAAAGATCACACTGTGATTGCAAATATTGGGAAAAAATCTATAAAATATAAAGTTAAAGAGATCTCAACTATCCCTGAAGATCCTTCTGAAGCACTTACTTTCTTTAAAAATTGGATCCAAGAAGTGGATATTAATATTAAAAATAAAGGGTATAATATCATAAAAATTCCTTCTCGTACACCGTTACCTATTATAGGTAGCTTTATAGAAGCAGAGTTGGAAACAAAAAAGAAAGAAACAACCGATCCTTCTAATAAAGCAAAGGTCGCTTCTCAACTTAATCATGTTATATTTCCTTCTTTTATTGGCAAATTCTGTTGGATTGCTCCAATTAGAGCAAAACCCAAAAGGACATATGATAACTATGGAGTATCTCCTTCTTCTGAGGGGGATCACGCCCCATATTTATTGAACAGGTTCCTTAATTTTAGTAAATCCAGTAACAAGAAGGATGTACTTTCTTCAATTGAATCTTTTGGAGTACAAAGTGGGCTGTTTGATTCTATTAACACAGTTCCATTTGGAAAGGATGAAACTTCTCCATTTCAATTAGATATTATATTAAATAACAAAAATTTTAAAATATCTAATGTAGGTTACGGAGTTTCTCAAGCTCTTCCTATTATTGTCGAAATTATTTCGAGATCTAAAAACACATCGTATGCAATTCAACAGCCTGAAGTTCACCTACATCCACGTGCACAGGCGGCTTTAGGCGAATTTATTTATAGTATGCATTTAGCTGAGAGCAAAAATTTTGTTATTGAAACCCATAGTGAGTATTTAATTAATAGATTTAGAATTAAAATTAGTCAAAATGAAAGTAAAAAAGTTGATTCTCAAGTATTATTTTTTGAACGAACCGATAACGGAAACAAAGTTCACATTATTGAAATTGATAATAAAGGCAGATACTCAGAAGATCAACCAGAAGCTTTCATGAACTTTTTTGTCAAAGAGGAACTAGATTTATTGGAGATATTCTAA
- a CDS encoding DUF1788 domain-containing protein encodes MKLEERLELFKEKIKTTDFLECKGLGNEIPYWIFDYEPDKELLVRDTIEKMVTGFETKYSLKIIEINLYDLCLKILSQKLSDEKITQFERKKGSDALLEKIRLILNQDATKKEISEILQGNYDIIFLTGVGNAWPMVRAHSVLNNLHSVTGKKPLVMFYPGKFSGLDLSLFGEFKSKNYYRAFRLMPEAM; translated from the coding sequence ATGAAACTTGAAGAGCGTCTGGAACTCTTTAAAGAAAAGATAAAAACAACGGATTTTCTGGAATGTAAAGGATTGGGAAATGAAATCCCATACTGGATATTTGATTATGAGCCTGATAAAGAGCTTCTAGTCAGAGACACAATTGAAAAGATGGTTACAGGCTTTGAGACCAAATATTCTCTTAAAATAATTGAGATTAACCTGTACGATCTGTGTCTCAAAATACTAAGTCAGAAGCTTAGTGATGAAAAAATAACCCAGTTTGAAAGGAAAAAGGGTTCAGACGCCTTACTTGAGAAGATAAGACTTATTCTTAACCAGGATGCTACAAAGAAAGAAATCTCCGAGATACTTCAGGGAAACTATGATATTATTTTCCTGACAGGAGTGGGAAATGCCTGGCCAATGGTCAGAGCTCATTCTGTCCTTAATAACCTTCATTCCGTTACAGGTAAAAAGCCTCTTGTGATGTTTTATCCTGGAAAATTCAGCGGGCTTGACCTGAGCTTATTTGGAGAATTCAAAAGCAAGAACTACTACAGAGCTTTCCGCTTGATGCCAGAGGCAATGTAA